From the genome of Streptococcus oralis:
CGAAGCTGTCTTATCTCTAGTTGACCCGCATTTTATCAAGTTGGATCCGACTAGCTCTACTGTCTTTTTAGAGAAGAAAGGAATGAAGCTTGATTTAGGTTGTTTAGCCAAGGGCTATAGTGCAGATAAGGTTGCCCAGTATTTGAAAGAACACGGTGTCACCTCTGCCCTGATCAATCTCGGAGGAAATATCCTCACCATCGGGAACAACCAAGCCAAAGAAGGGAAAGCCTGGCAGATTGGGATTCAAGATCCGCGAAATCCTCGTGGCAATCATCTCCTAACCATTCCTGCTTCTAACAAATCCGTTGTCACTTCAGGTATCTATGAACGCCACCTGACAGTAGATGGAAAAGACTATCACCATATCTTTGATAGTGAGACAGGATTTCCTGTCGAAACCGATCTCGCTAGCCTAACGATTATCTCTGATAAATCCGTTGATGGTGAGGTATGGACAACGCGCCTTTTCGGAGAACGAAGCGCTTCTATCCTCTGGCAAGTCGAAAGTATAGATGGAATTGAAGCCATCCTCATCGACAAAGAGGGACGCCTTGCATGTTCTTCAGGCCTTCAAAATTGTATTATGTAAAAAGAGAAAGGAAATCTCATGCTAAAACTTATTGCCATTGTTGGAACGAACTCTAAACGTTCTACAAACCGCCAATTGCTCCAATACATGCAAAAACACTTTGCAGATAAAGCTGAAATTGAACTCGTTGAAATTAAGGACATTCCTGTTTTCAACAAACCAGCAGATAAACTTCTTCCTGCTGAAATTCTTGAAATTGCTGCTAAAATTGAAGCATCTGATGGTGTCATTATCGGTACTCCTGAGT
Proteins encoded in this window:
- a CDS encoding FAD:protein FMN transferase translates to MPLHSRSERLMGTTITISLVDEQADCLLQGAFDLLKELEYRFNANSQESELMEINYQAGIAPVKVHPDLFELIALGLDHSLAPSSHLNISIGPLIQTWRIGFADARLPDSKEIEAVLSLVDPHFIKLDPTSSTVFLEKKGMKLDLGCLAKGYSADKVAQYLKEHGVTSALINLGGNILTIGNNQAKEGKAWQIGIQDPRNPRGNHLLTIPASNKSVVTSGIYERHLTVDGKDYHHIFDSETGFPVETDLASLTIISDKSVDGEVWTTRLFGERSASILWQVESIDGIEAILIDKEGRLACSSGLQNCIM